TGCTGCCGGACCCGGCTAGTCACCTCAGCCTCCAGACAGCGCTCTCAGGCCAGTTCGAGATAACCAGTTCCGAATTGGGGGTGGCCCAGTGGGTGTACGAGCATGGGCAGATGGCCGGACTCGGAACGTCAACGCTACCCGGGGCCAAGGCGCTCTACCTCCCGCTGATGACGTCGCAGGGAGCGCTGGGCGTGCTGGGGCTGCGGCCGGCGGATCTCGACTCGCTGCAGGCGCCCGAGCAGTTGCACCAACTTGAGACCTTCGCCAACCAGACTGCCCTGGCGCTGGAGCGCACCAGGCTGGCCGAGGCCGCCCAAGAGGCGCAGATTCGCGCGGAGGCAGAGCGGTTGCGCAGCTCGCTCCTGAGCTCGGTGTCCCACGATCTCAGAACGCCCCTCGCCGCCATCACCGGGGCCGCAAGCAGCCTGCTGGAAGGTGACAAGATACTCGACGACCAGACGCGGAAGGAGTTACTTGAATCGCTCTCCGAGGAGGCTGAGCGCCTCAATCGTCTGGTGAATAACCTGCTCGAGATGACGCGCGTTGAATCCGGAACCCTTCGGGTCCGGAAAGAGTGGTATCCGCTGGAGGAGGTCGTCGGCGCCGCGCTCGGTCGCCTTGCGAAGCCCCTGCGCGACCGTCCGGTGTCCACGCGGTTGCCGGCAGGCCTGCCCCTCGTCCCGATCGACGATGTCCTCCTCGAGCAGGTACTGATCAATCTTCTGGACAATGCGATCAAGCACACGCCGGACGACAGTCCTCTGGAGATCGCGGCCTGGACGGAGCAAGGCGGAGTCACTGTGGAGATCGCTGACCGCGGTCCAGGGCTCACGCCTGGCGATGAAGAACGGGTATTCGATAAGTTTTATCGTAGCCCGGGGCTCAGATCGCGCGGGGCCGGTCTTGGGCTGGCCATCTGCCGGGGTATCATGGAGGCGCACGGCGGCCGCATCTGGGCCGAGAACCGGCAGGGGGGCGGCGTGGCGTTCCGTTTTACCATCCCGCTGAGCGGGACACCTCCGGAGATGGAAGAGGTCGATGTCTGATTTTCTGGAGAGTAGGGCGTCCGCAGCCGGGGAGCTCGGATCGGGCGAAACGAGCGGGCCGGCCGTCGTGCTCATCGAGGACGAACGACCGATTCGGCGCTTCCTCCGCGCCACCCTGGTGAGCCAGGGGTACCGGCTCTTTGAGGCGGCCACAGGTGAGGAAGGCTTGGCGGAAGCGGCCGTGCGCCAGCCCGACGTCGTCATCCTTGACCTCGGTCTGCCTGACATCGACGGCCTCGAGGTCATCCGGCGGTTGCGCGAGTGGACCGCTGTTCCGATCATCGTCCTCTCGGCGCGAGGCCAGGAGTCCGATAAGATTGCGGCTCTGGATGCGGGCGCCGACGACTATGTCAGCAAGCCGTTCGGGATCGGCGAGTTGCTCGCCCGTATGCGGGCAGTCCTGCGACACGCAACGCGCAATCCGAAAGAGGCTGCCAATTCAACGTTCGTTGTGGGTGACCTTTCCGTAGATCTGGCGCTGAGAAGGGTTGTCGTCGCGGAGAAGGAGGTCCACCTGACCCCAATCGAGTACAGATTGCTGACGACGCTCATTCACTATGCGGGAAAGGTCGTGACCCAGCGACAGTTGCTGAAAGAGGTCTGGGGCCCGCACCAGACCGAACAGCCGCACTACCTGCGGGTGTATATCGCCCAGCTCAGATGCAAGCTGGAAGCCGACCCGGCGCGCCCGCGCTATCTGCTGACCGAACCCGGCGTGGGCTATCGCCTGGCATCGGAATAGTCGCCGCCGGCTAGTCCCGTTCGTCGTCCAGGCCGCCCAGCGCCAACGCCGGGTGGTCGGCCGTGCTCAGTGGGTGGAAGAAGAGGCCCCCACCGGCAAGCGGACAAATCGCCCTTGACTGGTCCGGCTCCAGGATATAGTCTTCCCAAAAAGTAACTGTCCATCATGTCTTGTCTTGCTTGAGGCTTTAAGGTTGATGCGTTCCGCATCGCGCAATTGGTCGCACGCGGATACAAGTTGCGAGATACAGGCGTGTGCCTTGCGTGTATCTTGCCACAGGTATCGTGTACCGAATCTTGATAGAATGCCCGTTTTGCGCAGGAGTGATCATGACCGTTCCTCCGTTGTTCGCGGCCCTGATCCTTGGCATTGTCGAGGGGTTGACGGAATTTTTGCCTATCTCGAGCACCGGCCACCTGATCCTGGCGGGCGATTGGCTGGGCTTCAACGACGAGAAGGGGAAGGTCTTTCACGTCCCGATCCAGACCGGCGCCATGCTCGCGGTGGTGTGGGAATATCGAGCGCGCTTCGGCGGAGCGCTTGCGGGGCTTTTCACGGAGCCAGGCGCGCGTCGTTTTGCTGCCAATCTCCTGGTGGCCTTTCTGCCGGCGGTGGTGCTGGGCCTGCTCTTTGGCAAGCTGATCAAACAGCATCTGTTCGCGCCAGAGCCGGTGGCCATCGCCTTTATCGTCGGGGCATTGATCATTTTCTGGGCCGAGCGCAGGCAGAATCACGTGCGAATCGACAACGTCGATGCCATGACCACCCTCGATGCTTTCAAGGTTGGTGTTGCGCAGTGCTTTGCGCTGATCCCCGGAACCTCGCGTTCCGGCGCCACAATCATCGGGGGCATGCTGTTCGGCGTATCGCGCAAGGCGGCTACCGAGTTTTCGTTTTTTCTTGCGGTACCGACGCTGGTCGCCGCAGGCGCCTATGATTTGTACAAACATCGGATGCTTCTCTCAGACGCGGACCTGCCGACCTTCGCGGTGGGCGGCCTGCTGTCTTTTGTCTCCGCTTTTGTGTGCATACGCTGGCTGATCCGTTATGTCAGCCACCACGATTTTAGGCCCTTTGCCTGGTATCGCATCGCCTTTGGCGGTATGGTGCTGCTGATGGCCTACACCGGGTGGGTGGAATGGTCGAGTGAGTGAAGCCGTAGCGAGAGAGCGGTCTTCAGGGTCTTGTCCTCCACTCTGTTACCGAACTTCCAACTCAGGCGAACACTCGAAGCCGACCCGGCGCGCCCGCGCTATGTGCTGACCGAACCCGGTGTCGGCTATCGCCTGGCCGCGGACTAGCCGCTCGCGGCTAGGCGGATTCGTTGTCCGGGCCGCCCAGCGCCAGCGTCGCGAAGGTGTCGGCGAGTCCTGCCGTCACGCGAGTAAACGCGGGATACATAAGCTTCTCGGGGGTATCTTTGCGGGTATGATAGTAGGGGTAGCGGTAGAAGGCCGTATCGGTGACCATGATGGCGCGATAGCCTTGCCGCCAGAACGACCAGTGATCGCTCCAGGCGACCCCCGGGACAAAGCGGGTGGTCGCGATATGTTCGAGCGGAAAGTCCGAGTGGAGGCGGAACGCCTGCACTGCGCGGCGCATCAGGGCGCGGGAGCGAAAGTCGGAGACGAAGGTGATGAAGTTGCCCTGGCGCGGATAGAAGAGCTGGAACAGAGGCGGATAGTGCTGGCTGCCGGGTTCGTCCCGGTAGTAGCCGATCGTCTCCAGCGAGACCATCGCGCGGATCGCATCGCCGCGCGCCCGCGCCATCTTGGCGTAGGCCTCGCTCCCGTGCTTGCGCCGGAAGAAGAAGGGCGGCTCCTCATTGACGAACGCCACGAAGCGCACCGTCACCGCCGGCGTCAGCTCGGCGAACAGTCGCGACAGTTCGAGCATGGCGGCGACACCGCTGCCGTTGTCATTGGCGCCCGGACTCCCCCGCACCGAGTCGTAATGGGCGCCGACCAGCAGGATCTCGTTGGGCCGCGTGCTCCCGAGTCGGTTGATCTCGAGATTAGCCCATTGGCCGCCGGATACGGTATACCAGTGCGGGATCACCTGATAGCCCTGGCCGCGCCACTCCTCCTGGATATAGTCGGCGGCGGCGCGCAGCGCCTCCGGCCGGAAGACGTTGCGCTC
The DNA window shown above is from Candidatus Methylomirabilis lanthanidiphila and carries:
- a CDS encoding Fis family transcriptional regulator, with the translated sequence MSDFLESRASAAGELGSGETSGPAVVLIEDERPIRRFLRATLVSQGYRLFEAATGEEGLAEAAVRQPDVVILDLGLPDIDGLEVIRRLREWTAVPIIVLSARGQESDKIAALDAGADDYVSKPFGIGELLARMRAVLRHATRNPKEAANSTFVVGDLSVDLALRRVVVAEKEVHLTPIEYRLLTTLIHYAGKVVTQRQLLKEVWGPHQTEQPHYLRVYIAQLRCKLEADPARPRYLLTEPGVGYRLASE
- the uppP gene encoding Undecaprenyl-diphosphatase; amino-acid sequence: MTVPPLFAALILGIVEGLTEFLPISSTGHLILAGDWLGFNDEKGKVFHVPIQTGAMLAVVWEYRARFGGALAGLFTEPGARRFAANLLVAFLPAVVLGLLFGKLIKQHLFAPEPVAIAFIVGALIIFWAERRQNHVRIDNVDAMTTLDAFKVGVAQCFALIPGTSRSGATIIGGMLFGVSRKAATEFSFFLAVPTLVAAGAYDLYKHRMLLSDADLPTFAVGGLLSFVSAFVCIRWLIRYVSHHDFRPFAWYRIAFGGMVLLMAYTGWVEWSSE
- a CDS encoding aminopeptidase; this translates as MERLAGEIGERNVFRPEALRAAADYIQEEWRGQGYQVIPHWYTVSGGQWANLEINRLGSTRPNEILLVGAHYDSVRGSPGANDNGSGVAAMLELSRLFAELTPAVTVRFVAFVNEEPPFFFRRKHGSEAYAKMARARGDAIRAMVSLETIGYYRDEPGSQHYPPLFQLFYPRQGNFITFVSDFRSRALMRRAVQAFRLHSDFPLEHIATTRFVPGVAWSDHWSFWRQGYRAIMVTDTAFYRYPYYHTRKDTPEKLMYPAFTRVTAGLADTFATLALGGPDNESA